In Zea mays cultivar B73 chromosome 7, Zm-B73-REFERENCE-NAM-5.0, whole genome shotgun sequence, the following proteins share a genomic window:
- the LOC100281562 gene encoding ubiquitin-protein ligase — protein MPPPPPTGEPKRRRLLSLMAVYPCESIAPAPLFSSLLALAADLASQGLGADAGAFPVLRRGLRQAVRIAGLLLAFLEEVQDVSVTKTAPLPSSAVLGLTELHVAMQKLRLLLTDCARRGARLWVLVNAGLAASELRVILGSVAAAMDALPKDVVDASVEAGELARLMSEHAWRVAVRPDASDERAARSVRSILEQFKSGVSPDAEDARRVLEHIGVRSWTECSEEIAFLEDELRTRLDGAGGDSSSDAVLINSLMAILVYCRVVLFDQTDANPKADAASRPARCPDWLRPEMLQCPIALDLMTDPVTVSTGQTYDRESITRWIKAGCHTCPVTGERLRTADVVPNAALRGIIERMLLSNGVSLPDPSSSGHRHGALGNTAVPFGPAAAGAARLAVAYVVAQLSMGSTAERRKATCEARKLCKHNMFYRACLVEANAVPWLLCLLSSTDASVQDNAVASLLNLSKHPRGRAALFEAGGVGLVVDVINVGARAEARQNAAAVLFYLSSNAEHAEEIGRIPEAIPTLVQLIRDGAHRGRKNAMVSLYGLLQCASNHGKAVGAGAVSALAGLLSGDRDDLASDAVTLLARLAEQPAGAQAVLARPGLVARVVEALATSASRSGKDHCVALLVSLCRHGGDKVVALLGRMPGLMSSLYTLVADGSPQTCKRARALLNLIHRHYEMDGQQPTSEVPGERVVRVL, from the coding sequence ATGCCGCCGCCTCCACCAACGGGCGAACCGAAGCGCCGCCGGCTGCTATCCCTCATGGCAGTCTACCCATGCGAGAGCATCGCGCCGGCGCCTCTGTTCAGCTCGCTTCTCGCACTTGCGGCCGACTTGGCGAGCCAAGGGCTCGGCGCCGACGCCGGCGCCTTCCCTGTTCTCCGGCGCGGCTTACGGCAGGCAGTGCGGATTGCAGGCCTCCTCCTCGcgtttctggaggaggtccaagaCGTGTCAGTGACGAAGACGGCACCTCTGCCATCATCGGCGGTGCTGGGGCTCACGGAGCTGCACGTGGCCATGCAGAAGCTGCGGTTACTCCTCACGGACTGCGCGCGACGGGGCGCGCGGCTGTGGGTGCTCGTGAACGCCGGATTGGCCGCGTCTGAGCTCAGGGTGATTCTCGGGTCCGTCGCTGCGGCCATGGACGCGCTGCCGAAGGACGTCGTGGACGCGTCCGTGGAGGCCGGGGAGCTCGCGCGGCTCATGTCGGAGCATGCGTGGCGCGTGGCCGTGCGTCCGGACGCCAGTGACGAGCGCGCGGCGAGGAGCGTGCGGTCGATACTGGAGCAGTTCAAGAGCGGCGTCTCGCCGGACGCCGAGGACGCGAGGCGGGTGCTAGAGCACATCGGGGTTAGAAGCTGGACCGAGTGCTCCGAGGAGATTGCCTTCCTGGAGGACGAGCTGCGCACGCGGTTGGACGGCGCAGGCGGCGACAGCAGCAGCGACGCGGTGCTCATCAACAGCTTAATGGCAATCCTGGTGTACTGCCGTGTCGTGCTGTTCGACCAGACCGACGCGAATCCAAAAGCGGACGCGGCGTCACGGCCGGCGAGGTGCCCGGACTGGCTCAGACCGGAGATGTTGCAGTGCCCGATCGCGCTGGACCTCATGACGGACCCCGTGACTGTGTCTACTGGGCAGACGTACGACCGCGAGTCCATCACCCGGTGGATCAAGGCCGGATGCCACACGTGCCCGGTCACCGGCGAGCGGCTCCGCACCGCCGACGTCGTGCCGAACGCCGCGCTGCGCGGGATCATCGAGCGGATGCTGCTCAGCAACGGCGTCTCGCTTCCGGACCCAAGCAGCTCAGGGCACCGTCACGGCGCGCTCGGCAACACAGCCGTGCCATTCGGGCCGGCCGCCGCGGGCGCGGCCCGCCTCGCCGTCGCCTACGTCGTGGCCCAGCTCTCGATGGGCTCGACGGCGGAGCGCAGGAAGGCGACTTGCGAGGCCCGCAAGCTGTGCAAGCACAACATGTTCTACCGCGCGTGCCTCGTGGAGGCCAACGCCGTGCCGTGGCTGCTGTGCCTCCTGTCCTCGACGGACGCGTCCGTGCAGGACAATGCGGTGGCGTCACTCCTGAACCTGTCGAAGCACCCGCGGGGCCGGGCGGCGCTCTTCGAGGCCGGCGGCGTGGGGCTCGTGGTGGACGTGATTAACGTGGGCGCCAGGGCGGAGGCGCGGCAGAACGCGGCGGCCGTCCTGTTCTACCTGTCGTCGAACGCGGAGCACGCCGAGGAGATTGGGCGCATCCCGGAGGCCATCCCGACTCTGGTGCAGCTGATCCGCGATGGAGCGCACCGCGGGCGCAAGAACGCCATGGTCAGCCTCTACGGTCTGCTCCAGTGCGCGAGCAACCACGGCAAGGCCGTCGGGGCTGGCGCCGTGTCGGCTCTCGCGGGCCTCCTGTCCGGCGACCGGGACGACCTCGCCAGCGACGCCGTGACGCTGCTGGCGAGGCTCGCGGAGCAGCCGGCGGGCGCGCAGGCCGTGCTGGCGCGGCCGGGCCTGGTCGCCCGCGTCGTCGAGGCGCTCGCCACTTCGGCGTCCCGGTCGGGGAAGGACCACTGCGTGGCCCTGCTGGTCTCGCTGTGCCGGCACGGTGGGGACAAGGTGGTGGCCCTGCTGGGGAGGATGCCGGGGCTGATGTCGTCGCTGTACACGCTGGTGGCCGACGGCAGCCCGCAGACGTGCAAGCGGGCCAGGGCGCTGCTCAACCTGATCCACCGCCATTACGAGATGGACGGCCAGCAGCCGACGTCGGAGGTGCCCGGCGAGCGTGTCGTTCGCGTGCTATAG